AAGGCGCGCAATCTGGGCATCCTGGCTTCCACCGATCTTTTGGCCGTAGACCAGGCTTCCATCGACATGGTGTATAAGCTGCCCGAAGCGGAACTTCACGACCTTAAGGAACGCATTGAATCCCGCAAGGGCCTGCGCCAGCTGTCGTACATGAAAGAGATGAAAATGGGCAATGATCGGTACGAGTTGATTACGCTGTAAGGACAAGAGGCGATATGGACCACGGTATTCTTTTTGACCATTCCCGCACCGCGCGAATCGGTCTGCCGGAAACGGTTTTCTGCGAAGGAAAGCCTTTTGAGGCGTTAGTAGAACTTCTTTCCCGCTTCGGCAACGGCTCCGGGCATCCGATCCTGTTCACGCGGCTTGCCCCGGAGGTCTTCGCTCAAGCGCCCGAAGCGATCCGTACGGGCTATGACTATCATCCTCTATCCCGCACGGCTTTTGGGGACACGCTTCCGCCAAAGGCCACGGGGAAGGTTGCCGTAGTCTCCGCAGGAACGTCGGACAGCTTTGTGGCCTGGGAAGCGGCACGCACGTTGGCCTATCTGGGCATTGAACACAAAATTTTCGAGGATTGCGGCGTCGCGGGACTATGGCGGCTTGCGGAGCGTTTGGAAGAAATCAATACCTTTGATGCGCTCATTGTGGTGGCCGGGCTGGACGCCGCCCTGACGAGCGTGATGGGGGGGCTCACGCCCAAGCCGATTTTCGGCGTCCCGACCTCCGCGGGGTACGGCGTGGCCCAGGGCG
This sequence is a window from Oryzomonas sagensis. Protein-coding genes within it:
- the larB gene encoding nickel pincer cofactor biosynthesis protein LarB, which produces MDHGILFDHSRTARIGLPETVFCEGKPFEALVELLSRFGNGSGHPILFTRLAPEVFAQAPEAIRTGYDYHPLSRTAFGDTLPPKATGKVAVVSAGTSDSFVAWEAARTLAYLGIEHKIFEDCGVAGLWRLAERLEEINTFDALIVVAGLDAALTSVMGGLTPKPIFGVPTSAGYGVAQGGKAALASMLSSCAPGVAIMNIDNGYGAACAAARVVNGL